In a genomic window of Leptospira brenneri:
- a CDS encoding glutathione S-transferase family protein produces the protein MDNYQRPNLLLYIHPLASFCHKVLIALYENGTEFEAKVVDLMDEKSSAELLQYWPVGKIPLLRDRAREETIPETSIIIEYLNEFYPGKEKLIPSDFSLALETKLWDRFFDLYISEPMQKIVIDRLRPEGQNDFFGVEGAYQNLRVSYDMLEAKLNTTRRFIAGENFSMADCSAVPALFYADTILSFQTTHPKLSSYFERLLERPSVKRTIAEAEPYFHLYPFYDKIPERFRKGKS, from the coding sequence ATGGATAACTATCAAAGACCCAACCTTCTACTATACATCCACCCTCTGGCCTCTTTTTGCCATAAGGTCCTGATTGCTCTTTATGAAAATGGAACGGAGTTTGAGGCCAAGGTTGTCGATCTTATGGACGAGAAGTCGAGCGCCGAACTTTTACAGTATTGGCCGGTAGGAAAAATTCCCCTCCTCAGGGACAGGGCTCGAGAGGAGACGATTCCGGAAACTTCCATCATCATCGAATATCTAAACGAATTCTATCCAGGGAAAGAAAAACTCATTCCTAGTGATTTCTCTTTGGCTTTGGAAACAAAACTTTGGGACCGTTTTTTTGATCTCTATATCAGTGAACCCATGCAAAAGATTGTCATCGATCGTCTGCGGCCGGAAGGTCAGAACGATTTTTTTGGGGTTGAAGGGGCTTACCAGAACCTAAGAGTTTCTTATGATATGTTGGAGGCTAAATTAAACACGACTCGCAGGTTTATCGCAGGTGAGAACTTTAGTATGGCTGATTGTTCTGCAGTTCCGGCTCTGTTTTACGCAGACACAATTTTAAGTTTTCAAACCACTCATCCAAAACTCTCTTCTTACTTTGAAAGGTTACTCGAAAGACCTTCCGTCAAACGGACGATAGCTGAGGCGGAACCATATTTTCACCTGTATCCATTTTATGACAAAATTCCAGAACGGTTCCGGAAGGGAAAATCTTGA
- a CDS encoding ArsR/SmtB family transcription factor, translating to MNSNISGLEHIFHALADRTRLGMVERLSQGPASVKELAEPLAMALPSVLKHLKVLEDSGLVFSEKLGRVRTYRLEPTKLSGIDVWMAERKAAWNLSFDRLGNFLIETSDENSDGE from the coding sequence ATGAATTCTAATATTTCGGGTTTAGAACATATTTTTCATGCCCTTGCGGATCGTACGAGATTGGGTATGGTCGAACGATTGAGCCAGGGGCCGGCTTCGGTCAAAGAATTGGCTGAACCTCTTGCTATGGCTTTACCTTCTGTTTTAAAACATTTAAAAGTTCTAGAAGATAGTGGACTTGTGTTTTCAGAAAAATTAGGTAGGGTTCGTACTTATCGGTTGGAGCCTACTAAACTTTCAGGGATTGATGTTTGGATGGCAGAGAGAAAGGCTGCATGGAATTTAAGTTTTGACAGGTTAGGAAATTTTTTAATCGAAACATCCGATGAAAATTCAGATGGAGAGTGA
- a CDS encoding SRPBCC family protein, with amino-acid sequence MKEGFVKHSTFTIERILPASKERSFAAWANAESKRKWFACHDDWKTAAFSLDFKVGGKESNLVLTPEGGRHVFDATFYDIVPNERIVYAFGMYVNDIRISVSLVTVLFESPTSGRTKMTFTEQIVLLKEPGREGFSTEEEVRGRVEGTNAGFDRLVNELS; translated from the coding sequence ATGAAAGAAGGATTTGTGAAACATTCTACATTTACCATTGAAAGGATTTTACCTGCTTCCAAGGAAAGGTCTTTTGCTGCTTGGGCAAACGCAGAATCCAAACGAAAGTGGTTTGCTTGTCACGATGATTGGAAAACTGCAGCATTCAGTTTGGACTTTAAAGTAGGGGGAAAAGAATCTAATTTAGTTTTAACACCCGAAGGGGGTCGTCATGTTTTTGACGCAACTTTTTATGATATTGTACCCAATGAAAGAATTGTTTATGCCTTTGGTATGTATGTGAACGACATTCGTATCTCTGTTTCTCTCGTAACAGTTTTATTTGAGTCACCCACTTCTGGAAGAACCAAAATGACCTTTACCGAACAGATTGTACTATTAAAAGAACCTGGTCGCGAAGGATTCTCCACAGAGGAGGAGGTTCGCGGTCGGGTGGAAGGTACAAATGCCGGATTTGACCGACTTGTGAACGAACTGAGTTAG
- a CDS encoding nucleoside 2-deoxyribosyltransferase, whose translation MSEYIYCSGPMFSPEELSTMATIAATLEAAGYKTYLPQRDGIEVAKVMALINTPIISGEIFRDIMIFVQKAVFAMDVYQVVERCNATVFNMNGRPADDGSISETGISFATGKPIVIYKNDPRTEFNGLDNPLLTGLSYNWKYVTEIPQIPGKLAEIIVKVNAAGENSYLKNPPPMVKLTMEIGKEVWEILNIIRFFEHKEKDLVAILKVLMEKLKASANFMKYLEG comes from the coding sequence ATGAGCGAATATATTTACTGTTCTGGCCCGATGTTTAGCCCTGAAGAACTAAGCACTATGGCAACGATTGCCGCCACCCTAGAGGCAGCTGGATACAAAACCTACCTTCCGCAAAGGGACGGGATTGAAGTGGCCAAGGTCATGGCACTCATCAATACCCCCATCATCTCTGGCGAAATCTTTCGAGACATTATGATTTTTGTTCAAAAAGCTGTTTTTGCTATGGATGTCTACCAAGTGGTGGAACGATGTAATGCAACTGTGTTCAATATGAACGGAAGACCAGCTGACGACGGTTCCATTTCCGAAACAGGAATCTCTTTTGCGACCGGCAAACCCATTGTCATTTATAAAAATGATCCAAGGACCGAGTTCAATGGTTTGGACAACCCATTACTCACTGGGCTTAGTTACAACTGGAAATATGTCACTGAAATTCCTCAAATCCCAGGGAAACTAGCAGAAATCATTGTCAAAGTGAATGCTGCTGGTGAAAATTCTTATCTCAAAAATCCACCGCCCATGGTAAAACTAACTATGGAAATAGGAAAAGAGGTTTGGGAAATTTTAAACATCATTCGTTTCTTTGAACATAAAGAAAAAGATTTGGTGGCAATCCTCAAAGTGCTTATGGAAAAATTAAAGGCTTCTGCTAACTTTATGAAGTATTTAGAAGGATAA
- a CDS encoding SpoIIE family protein phosphatase, producing the protein MKICYLLIIFYLFSFSPSFASPNQSAFPLEEPTKLLSLSGTWKFHSEDNVSQAKKDFPDQDWSELPIPAQWNNSGLSGFKVGWYRHSFKVSKAFQNQRISILTPIIADANEIYINGVLVGKTGEITEEGEILKKSSRISVYQIPEEILDFENENTIAVRVADDVGWGGFVNSEFYLGESSLINSKFYKYIMWNSATCFGFIYSALYCLILWIRSRRERAYLIYFFFATLAGLTVFGNLSLPYFIWDNFWFNHFLFHPALNLIGVFGILFFLDFSAIKPSRIVKGVLLFHFIIGLVPFFTFHPFMMEIYSKYTLNISSLLSILELIYAFTLNIKAVKNKEPGAIIIFFGQMALGATAVFSILSYLQIYVSILDRSISEGFLIYTLSLSFALSIRFAKLYEVTNQLKGELERKNEELISLDKMKDVFLSNTSHELMTPLNGIIGITESLLEGAMGVVSAGVSKNLSLIISSAKRLSGLVNDLLDFSKMKNRKFNLSPITLAIQPSVDIVITLLERSAKEKGLTLINEIPDDTPLVFGDENRIQQILFNLIGNALKFTESGSVRVNAKPTTRGGIVDYLEISITDTGIGLSEEDQGKIFTPFAQADASIARNFGGVGLGLSITKNLVELHTGSISVESELGKGSVFRFTLPLANGQTGFKKNPSDQKTDSSDHLVTEEDLRGNFIVEQVYVERVEVSANLSSDLNRNLTILAVDDDPINLEVLKIQLSSSGFNVIPVLDGPTAISVAHEIKPDLVLLDIMMPKMSGYQVCKILRETYSMYEMPILMLTAKNRIEDVLSGLEVGANDYLGKPFDKRELLARVNSLVLLKSAVEDKEDYLSIKAELKLAKKIQDSSLPLQPPTGGRANIVSRYNPMMAIGGDYYDFHTPDEYSLGVVIADVSGHGIPAAIVAAMFKMAFNLQKHVSKRPSEVLKRINKLLLNSIHKEFVTACYLFFDLENKRIQYASAGHPPVAFYRRKTNKVELVRPRGRVLGCFPEIPDEILDLPFAPGDRVILYTDGISEARNLSGEMFGDERLSSYIIDNSANRSTDLFADGLLERVKDFCGKPIPDDDITLVVVDL; encoded by the coding sequence ATGAAAATTTGCTACCTACTCATCATCTTTTATTTGTTCAGTTTCTCTCCCAGTTTCGCAAGCCCAAACCAGTCCGCCTTCCCGCTAGAAGAACCGACAAAACTTCTCTCGCTTTCCGGAACTTGGAAGTTTCATTCAGAGGACAATGTATCCCAAGCCAAAAAAGATTTCCCCGACCAAGATTGGAGTGAGTTACCAATCCCGGCGCAGTGGAATAATTCTGGCTTATCAGGATTTAAGGTTGGATGGTATAGGCATTCCTTCAAAGTATCAAAAGCTTTCCAAAACCAAAGGATTAGCATTCTAACACCAATTATAGCAGATGCCAATGAAATTTATATCAATGGGGTTCTTGTAGGTAAAACAGGAGAAATCACCGAAGAAGGTGAGATCCTTAAAAAGAGTAGTCGGATCAGCGTTTACCAAATCCCTGAAGAGATTCTTGATTTTGAAAACGAAAACACCATTGCCGTTCGAGTCGCAGATGATGTGGGTTGGGGTGGATTTGTAAATTCAGAGTTCTATCTGGGAGAATCCTCCTTAATCAATAGTAAATTTTATAAATATATCATGTGGAATTCTGCAACCTGTTTTGGTTTTATTTATTCTGCATTGTATTGTTTGATCCTTTGGATCAGGAGTCGAAGAGAACGTGCTTATTTAATTTATTTTTTCTTTGCAACACTTGCAGGACTTACTGTCTTCGGAAATCTTTCTCTCCCATATTTCATTTGGGATAACTTTTGGTTCAATCATTTCCTATTCCACCCAGCACTTAACCTAATTGGTGTTTTTGGAATTCTTTTCTTTTTGGACTTTTCAGCGATCAAACCTTCTCGCATTGTAAAGGGAGTTCTGCTATTCCATTTTATCATTGGACTTGTTCCTTTTTTTACCTTCCATCCCTTTATGATGGAGATCTATTCCAAATATACACTAAACATTAGTAGCCTTTTATCCATATTAGAACTTATCTATGCATTTACGCTTAACATAAAAGCAGTAAAAAACAAAGAACCAGGAGCCATCATTATTTTTTTTGGCCAAATGGCTCTTGGAGCTACTGCCGTATTTTCGATTTTAAGTTATCTACAGATTTATGTATCCATTTTAGATCGTTCCATTTCCGAAGGATTTCTCATTTATACTCTTAGTTTATCTTTTGCCCTTTCGATCCGATTTGCAAAACTCTATGAAGTCACCAATCAATTAAAAGGAGAATTGGAACGAAAGAACGAAGAGTTGATTTCATTAGATAAAATGAAGGATGTTTTCTTATCTAATACTTCTCACGAACTTATGACTCCGCTAAATGGAATCATAGGAATCACAGAATCTTTGTTAGAAGGTGCAATGGGGGTAGTTTCTGCCGGAGTTTCCAAAAACTTGAGCCTTATCATTTCTTCTGCCAAACGACTCTCTGGCTTAGTTAATGATCTACTTGATTTTTCCAAAATGAAAAATCGAAAGTTTAATCTTTCACCAATCACTCTTGCCATCCAACCTTCTGTTGACATTGTGATTACTCTTTTAGAACGTTCCGCCAAAGAAAAAGGACTTACTCTCATCAATGAAATTCCAGATGACACTCCCCTAGTGTTTGGTGACGAAAACAGAATCCAACAAATCCTCTTTAACTTAATTGGGAATGCTCTGAAATTTACAGAATCTGGTAGCGTCCGAGTCAATGCAAAACCAACAACAAGAGGTGGTATCGTTGATTATTTGGAAATTTCGATTACCGATACTGGGATTGGACTTTCCGAAGAAGACCAAGGGAAAATTTTTACACCCTTCGCACAAGCGGATGCAAGCATTGCTAGAAACTTTGGAGGAGTTGGGCTAGGCCTTTCCATCACTAAGAACTTAGTAGAACTGCATACAGGAAGTATTTCCGTGGAATCGGAATTAGGGAAAGGATCTGTATTTCGATTCACCTTACCTTTGGCAAACGGGCAAACAGGGTTCAAGAAAAATCCTTCAGATCAAAAAACGGATTCGTCCGATCATTTGGTAACCGAGGAAGACCTTCGCGGAAACTTTATCGTTGAACAGGTATATGTGGAAAGGGTAGAAGTTTCTGCAAATTTATCCAGTGATTTGAATCGGAATCTAACCATTCTTGCCGTTGATGATGACCCTATCAATTTAGAAGTTTTAAAAATCCAACTCAGTAGTTCTGGATTCAATGTAATACCCGTTTTGGATGGACCCACGGCCATTTCTGTGGCACACGAAATAAAACCAGATTTAGTTCTTTTGGACATCATGATGCCTAAGATGAGCGGGTATCAAGTTTGCAAAATTTTGCGAGAAACTTACTCGATGTATGAAATGCCGATTTTGATGCTCACGGCAAAAAACAGAATCGAAGATGTACTTTCTGGACTCGAAGTGGGTGCCAATGACTATCTAGGAAAACCTTTTGATAAAAGGGAACTTCTGGCACGCGTCAATTCACTCGTGCTTTTAAAGTCTGCAGTGGAAGACAAAGAAGATTATTTAAGTATCAAAGCAGAACTCAAACTTGCAAAAAAAATCCAAGACTCTTCTCTCCCTCTCCAACCACCAACAGGAGGAAGGGCCAATATAGTTTCTAGATACAATCCAATGATGGCCATTGGAGGAGATTATTATGATTTCCATACTCCCGACGAATATAGTTTAGGTGTTGTCATTGCGGATGTTTCTGGACATGGAATTCCAGCAGCCATTGTTGCTGCCATGTTTAAGATGGCATTCAACTTACAAAAACATGTTTCAAAAAGACCAAGCGAAGTATTAAAAAGAATCAACAAACTACTACTCAACTCAATCCATAAAGAATTTGTGACAGCTTGTTATTTGTTTTTTGATTTGGAAAACAAACGAATCCAATATGCAAGTGCAGGTCACCCGCCAGTAGCCTTTTATAGACGAAAAACTAACAAAGTGGAACTCGTTCGACCTCGTGGAAGAGTTCTCGGTTGTTTTCCAGAAATCCCAGATGAAATCCTGGATCTTCCTTTTGCTCCTGGCGATAGAGTTATTTTATACACAGATGGAATTTCTGAAGCAAGGAACCTTTCTGGAGAAATGTTTGGGGACGAACGTCTGAGTAGTTATATTATAGACAACTCCGCAAATAGATCCACCGACCTCTTTGCCGATGGGCTACTCGAACGGGTAAAAGATTTTTGCGGAAAACCCATTCCCGATGATGACATAACACTTGTTGTAGTGGATTTATAA
- a CDS encoding alanine racemase, producing the protein MFKTRKSRLWFFLLIGLILLSFLRPKDEGSSYQEYYSALNEELKTHGLGKPVVLLDLDRLDENLSTLSKNIPPPLNYRIVVKSLPSLDLLRYITKATKTNRLMVFHSGDLVMLLGDPEFSSFDILLGKPMPVRALEDIYRKTKLDRFQKIHWLVDTKTRLNQYLEFAKLKNIKLNLVLEIDIGLHRGGFVHPDEVNQILSLIQSDQKNLEFGGFMGYEPHVASVPNLLGDKNKAIEKEIQSSLKKYEAFVVTAKKYYPSLFDKELLLNGGGSKTYRFYQKNQNVVNDVSVGSALVMPTDFDVSTLLEHKPAFFIATPVLKRLEGTTIPFLESISFLFPLWNPNLQVTYFIYGGAYLAKKESPKGLFDNNLYGTSTNQGILNGSLATGLKPDDYVFFRPTQSEKVMAEMGEVVLLRKGKIIGTWKCFIN; encoded by the coding sequence ATGTTTAAAACTCGTAAATCACGCCTCTGGTTTTTCCTACTGATCGGACTCATACTTCTATCGTTTTTAAGGCCGAAAGATGAAGGTTCTTCTTATCAAGAATATTATTCTGCTCTTAATGAAGAGTTAAAAACACATGGCTTGGGGAAACCGGTTGTACTTTTGGACTTGGATCGGTTGGATGAGAATTTATCCACACTGTCAAAAAATATTCCGCCTCCTTTAAATTATCGTATTGTTGTTAAGTCCCTTCCTTCTTTGGATCTTCTTCGTTATATTACGAAAGCAACTAAAACAAATCGCCTTATGGTTTTTCATTCCGGTGATCTAGTGATGTTACTTGGTGATCCTGAGTTTTCTTCCTTCGATATTCTTCTTGGAAAACCGATGCCAGTTCGAGCATTAGAAGATATTTATCGAAAAACAAAACTAGACCGGTTCCAGAAAATTCACTGGTTAGTAGATACAAAAACAAGGCTCAATCAATACTTGGAATTTGCAAAACTGAAGAATATAAAGCTAAACCTTGTTTTAGAAATTGATATTGGCCTTCATCGAGGTGGATTCGTCCATCCTGATGAAGTAAATCAAATTCTTTCTTTGATTCAGAGCGATCAAAAAAACTTGGAGTTCGGTGGGTTTATGGGCTATGAGCCACATGTCGCGTCAGTTCCGAATTTGTTAGGTGATAAAAACAAGGCCATTGAAAAAGAAATTCAGTCTTCGTTGAAAAAATATGAAGCATTTGTGGTTACTGCTAAAAAATACTACCCATCCTTATTTGATAAAGAATTGCTATTAAATGGTGGAGGGAGTAAAACATATCGATTTTATCAAAAGAATCAAAATGTTGTAAATGATGTCTCAGTTGGTTCAGCACTAGTGATGCCGACAGATTTTGATGTGAGTACGCTTCTGGAACACAAACCTGCATTTTTTATTGCGACTCCAGTTTTAAAACGATTAGAAGGAACAACAATTCCATTTTTAGAATCCATTTCTTTTTTATTTCCACTTTGGAATCCAAACTTACAAGTGACTTATTTCATTTATGGTGGTGCTTATCTTGCAAAAAAAGAATCTCCGAAAGGTCTTTTTGACAATAACCTTTACGGTACGAGTACAAACCAAGGGATATTGAATGGCAGTTTGGCGACTGGATTAAAACCTGATGACTATGTTTTTTTCCGCCCGACACAGAGTGAGAAGGTGATGGCAGAAATGGGTGAAGTGGTTCTTTTGAGAAAGGGAAAAATCATAGGAACTTGGAAGTGTTTTATTAACTAG
- a CDS encoding extracellular catalytic domain type 1 short-chain-length polyhydroxyalkanoate depolymerase, giving the protein MNDKTRFLFVLSLLSIFFLTESCSRGWLRTKIKERFQKKMEEKPAPIASSDLTKKIEAPGDYTFTFSHGEIPRYYKVHVPKTYSPNKTTPLLLVFHGGGGDMEIQSNEEYYHQISKSEENGHIVIFPNGYSKYKSGKIATWNAGNCCADARDKKIDDVSFIKEVLNHATKQLQIDTSKVYSTGMSNGAMMTYRLACEMTDKFAAITTVAGTDNTESCTPSKPISVLHIHAKDDDKVLFYGGAGNSFNDRSLVTDFVSVPKTISKWVGFNECNPVPKRVLEEPGVTCDEYGGCKNDVKVKLCVTESGGHSWPGGKKPSLFFGSASPSKAIRANDVMWEFFNAK; this is encoded by the coding sequence ATGAATGATAAAACTCGGTTCCTGTTTGTTTTGTCTTTACTCTCTATTTTTTTTCTCACTGAGTCTTGTTCTCGGGGTTGGTTACGGACAAAAATCAAAGAACGTTTCCAAAAAAAAATGGAAGAAAAACCTGCTCCCATTGCCTCTTCCGACCTAACCAAAAAAATTGAAGCTCCTGGTGATTATACATTCACTTTTTCCCATGGGGAGATCCCTCGTTATTATAAAGTCCATGTTCCCAAAACATATTCTCCAAACAAAACCACACCACTTCTTTTGGTATTCCATGGTGGTGGCGGAGATATGGAAATCCAATCAAATGAAGAGTATTACCACCAAATTTCTAAATCAGAAGAAAATGGTCATATCGTAATTTTTCCCAATGGTTATAGTAAATACAAATCAGGAAAAATTGCCACTTGGAATGCGGGGAACTGTTGCGCTGATGCTCGTGACAAAAAAATAGACGATGTTAGTTTCATTAAAGAAGTTCTAAATCATGCCACCAAACAACTGCAAATTGACACATCCAAGGTTTACTCAACTGGTATGTCAAATGGGGCAATGATGACTTACCGTTTGGCTTGTGAAATGACAGATAAGTTCGCTGCCATCACAACTGTTGCTGGAACCGACAATACAGAATCTTGTACTCCCTCCAAACCCATTTCAGTCTTACACATCCATGCAAAAGATGATGATAAAGTTTTGTTTTATGGGGGAGCAGGAAACAGTTTTAATGATAGAAGTCTTGTGACTGATTTTGTTTCTGTTCCGAAAACCATTTCCAAATGGGTGGGTTTCAACGAGTGTAATCCAGTTCCCAAACGAGTATTAGAAGAACCAGGGGTGACTTGTGATGAATATGGTGGATGCAAAAATGATGTAAAAGTAAAACTTTGTGTCACTGAATCTGGGGGCCATTCCTGGCCAGGAGGTAAAAAACCTTCCCTTTTCTTTGGATCTGCTTCTCCATCCAAGGCAATCAGAGCCAATGACGTGATGTGGGAATTCTTTAATGCAAAATGA